In the genome of Diaphorobacter sp. HDW4A, the window TGTTCTCGATCTGTGAGACGTGGTGCGGATCGAGCACTGCGAGCGTGTGGCGAGGAATGAATTCGCAGCCAAGCATTGCATCATTGTCCACGGTGTAAATCGCGGTCTCGTTGAGACACGCAGGCAGCTCAATGCCGCCACCTGGCTTGAGCTGAATGTCGATGTACAGTGTCTCCGTGAGCGTCTTCACGGGCGACTGGTGATCGAACGCCGAGCCGATGAGCACGCGCACCTCGGCGTCATCCACATGGAGCTGCGGAATGCGCGATGCCGGAGTGTGCGTGAACGAAGGCTGTGTCTGCTCGTCAGACAGCGGCAACGCGGCCCAGAGCTGGATGCCATGGTTGGTGTAGCTGGTGGCGGCCAGATGCTGCGGCTTGCGCTCCGAATGCACAATGCCGCGCCCCGCCGTCATCCAATTGATCGCACCCGGCTCGATGAGCTGCTCGGAGCCGAGGCTGTCGCGATGCATCATCGCGCCTTCAAACAGATAAGTCACTGTCGCCAGGC includes:
- a CDS encoding pirin family protein, coding for MMNSTTPLRLSGHVKDLGGGFVVRRMLPSLQCRAIGPFMFFDHFGPVTVTPQSQIDVRPHPHIGLATVTYLFEGAMMHRDSLGSEQLIEPGAINWMTAGRGIVHSERKPQHLAATSYTNHGIQLWAALPLSDEQTQPSFTHTPASRIPQLHVDDAEVRVLIGSAFDHQSPVKTLTETLYIDIQLKPGGGIELPACLNETAIYTVDNDAMLGCEFIPRHTLAVLDPHHVSQIENTSRTSSLRLMVIGGMRLDAPRHLWWNFVASDTALIERAAQRWEDRTMGSVPGDDELIPLPERYVRRR